Below is a genomic region from Macaca thibetana thibetana isolate TM-01 chromosome 1, ASM2454274v1, whole genome shotgun sequence.
atatAGTAATTTTGTGGGAGACTTAGGAGTGTGGGGATATTGTCCAGTAACTAGTGTCTGCTTTGTCACACGCTGGAGTTAccagaaacattaaaaaaggGTTGAATCACCACTGTCCAATAGAAGCATAATGTAAGTTATATAAGTTCtgtgtatgtaattttaaattttctagtagccacattaaaaagacaaagtgaaattaattttctttaatatatctaaaatattgttTCAACATATAATCGGTctaaattgttgttgttgtttttctataAACTATGTCTACAGAATTGagtgtgtattttacacatcTCAATTTAGCTAGATTTCAAGTGCCTAGTAGCTACTTGAAGCTATAGTGGATAACCACTACAAACTAATCGTTTCACAAATGATTAAATAATGTCAAAGATTTTTTAGAAGCAGGAATTTCTGATTTCACGTGTATGATTTCATGCATAAGTGATGAGGAAACAAAAGAACtaatatctttgttattttttggcaGAGAGGAACGAAGGGCATCCTACGACTATAACCAAGATCGTACATATTATGAGAGTGTTCGAACTCCAGGCACTTACCCTGAGGATTCCAGGCGGGACTATCCAGCTCGAGGGAGAGAGTTTTATTCAGAATGGGAAACTTACCAAGGAGACTACTATGAATCACGATACTACGATGATCCTCGGGAATACAGGGATTACAGGAATGATCCTTATGAACAAGATATTAGGGAATATAGTTACAGGCAAAGGGAACGAGAAAGAGAACGTGAAAGATTTGAGTCCGACCGGGACAGAGACCATGAGAGGAGGCCAATTGAACGAAGTCAAAGTCCAGTTCACTTGCGACGTCCACAGAGTCCTGGAGCGTCTCCCTCTCAGGCAGAGAGGTTGCCGAGTGATTCTGAGAGGAGGCTTTACAGCCGATCCTCAGACCGGAGTGGAAGCTGTAGCTCACTTTCCCCTCCAAGATATGAGAAACTTGACAAATCTCGTTTGGAGCGctatacaaaaaatgaaaagacagataAAGAACGAACTTTTGATCCCgagagagtggagagagagagacgctTAATACGGAAGGAAAAAGTGGAAAAGGACAAAACTGACAAGCAAAAACGCAAAGGAAAGGTTCACTCCCCTAGTTCTCAGTCTTCAGAAACCGACCAAGAAAATGAGCGAGAACAAAGCCCTGAAAAACCAAGGAGTTCTAATAAACTGAGCAGAGAGAAAGCTGACAAAGAAGGAATAGCAAAAAACCGCCTAGAACTCATGCCTTGCGTGGTTTTGACTCgagtgaaagagaaagagggaaaggtcATTGACCACACTCCTGTGGAAAAGTTGAAAGCCAAGCTTGATAATGACACTATTAAATCTTCAGCCCTGGACCAGAAACTTCAGGTCTCTCAGACGGAGCCTGCAAAGTCTGACTTGTCTAAACTGGAATCTGTTAGAATGAAAGTACCAAAGGAAAAGGGGCTTTCAAGCCATGTTGAAGTGGTGGAGAAGGAGGGCAGGCTTAAAGCCAGGAAGCACCTCAAGCCTGAGCAGGCTGCAGACGGGGTAAGTGCTGTGGATCTGGAAAAGCTGGAAGCAAGGAAAAGGCGCTTTGCAGATTCcaatttaaaagcagaaaagcaaaaacCAGAGGTCAAGAAAAGCAGTCCAGAGATGGAGGATGCTCGCATGCTTTCAAAAAAGCAGCCTGACGTATCCTCTAGAGAGGTCATTCTGCTGAGGGAAGGAGAGGCCGAAAGAAAGCCTGTGAGGAAAGAAATTCTTAAAAGAGaatctaaaaaaatcaaactggaCAGACTTAATACTGTTGCCAGCCCCAAAGACTGTCAGGAGCTTGCCAGTATTTCTGTTGGGTCTGGCTCAAGGCCCAGCTCAGACCTACAAGCAAGACTGGGAGAACCAACAGGTGAATCTGTGGAAAATCAAGAAATCCAATCAAAAAAACCCATTCCCTCAAAACCACAGCTCAAACAGCTACAGGTATTAGATGATCAAGGACCAGAGAGAGAAGACGTTAGGAAAAACTACTGCAGTCTCCGTGATGAAACACCTGAACGTAAATCAGGCCAAGAGAAATCACATTCAGtaaatactgaagaaaaaattGGCATTGACATCGATCACACGCAGAGTTACCGAAAACAAATGGAGCAGAGTCGTAGGAAACAGCAGATGGAAATGGAAATAGCCAAGTCTGAGAAGTTTGGCAGTCCTAAAAAAGATGTAGATGAATATGAAAGACGTAGCCTCGTTCACGAGGTAGGCAAACCCCCTCAAGATGTCACCGATGACTCTCCTCccagcaaaaagaaaaggatggaTCATGTTGATTTTGATATCTGCACCAAGAGAGAACGGAATTACAGAAGTTCACGCCAAATCAGCGAAGATTCTGAAAGGACTGGTTGTTCTCCCAGTGTCCGACATGGTTCCTTCCATGAAGACGAGGATCCCATAGGCTCCCCTAGGCTAATGTCAGTAAAGGGGTCTCCTAAAGTAGATGAAAAAGTCCTCCCCTATTCTAACATAACAGTCAGGGAAGAGTCTTTAAAATTTAATCCTTATGATTCTAGCAGGAGAGAACAGATGGCAGATATGGCCAAAATAAAACTATCTGTCTTGAATTCTGAAGATGAACTAAATCGTTGGGACTCTCAGATGAAACAAGATGCCAGCAGATTTGATGTGAGTTTCCCAAACAGCATAATTAAGAGAGATAGCCTTCGAAAAAGGTCTGTACGAGATCTGGAACCTGGAGAGGTGCCTTCTGATTCTGATGAAGATGGTGAACACAAATCCCACTCACCCAGAGCCTCTGCATTATATGAAAGTTCTCGATTGTCTTTTTTATTGAGGGACAGAGAAGACAAGCTACGTGAGCGAGATGAAAGACTCTCTAGTTCTTTAGAAAGGAACAAATTTTACTCTTTTGCATTGGATAAGACAATCACACCAGACACTAAAGCTTTGCTTGAAAGAGCTAAATCCCTCTCTTCATCTCGTGAAGAAAATTGGTCTTTTCTTGATTGGGACTCCCGATTTGCAAATTTTCGAaacaacaaagataaagaaaaggttGACTCTGCTCCAAGACCTATTCCATCCTGGtacatgaaaaagaagaaaattaggaCTGATTCAGAAGGGAAAATGGATGATAAGAAAGAGGACCATAAAGAAGAAGAGCAAGAGAGGCAGGAATTGTTTGCTTCTCGTTTTTTACACAGCTCAATCTTTGAACAAGATTCCAAGCGATTGCAGCAtctagagagaaaagaggaagactCTGACTTCATTTCTGGTAGGATCTATGGTAAGCAGACATCTGAGGGAGCAAACAGCACAACTGATTCCATTCAAGAACCAGTAGTTCTGTTCCATAGCAGATTTATGGAGCTCACACGAatgcaacagaaagaaaaagaaaaagaccagaaACCCAAAGAGGTTGAGAAACAGGAAGATATAGAGAATCATCCCAAGACCCCAGAATCTGCTCCTGAGAATAAAGATGCAGAACTAAAAACTCCACCTTCCGTTGGGCCTCCAAGTGTCACAGTCGCAACTCTAGAGTCAGCCCCATCAGCACTAGAGAAGACCGCTGGTGACAAAATGGTAGAGGCGCCTTTGGTAACAGAAGATAAGACTGTGGAGCCAGCCACTGTCTCAGAAGAAGCAAAGCCTGTGTCTGAACCTGCTCCTGCCCCTGTGGAACAGCCGGAACAAGTGGACCTGCCCCCAGGAGCAGACCCCAATAAAGAAGCTGCTGTAATTCCGGCAGGTGTTGAGGAAGGTTCATTAGGTGACCAGCTGCCTTATCTGGATGCCAAGCCTCCAACTCCCGGGGCCTCGTTTTCCCAGGCAGAGAGCAATGTAGATCCAGAGCCTGACAGTACCCAGCCACTTTCAAAACCAGCTCAGAAGTCTGAGGAGGCCAGTGAGCCAAAGGCTGAAAAGCCAGACACCATTGCAGATGCTGAGCCTGATGCAAACCAGAAAGCTGAAGCTGTTCCTGAGGCTCAGCCCCCAGCTTCTGAAGATTTAGAGGTTGATCCTCCAGTTGCTACAAAGGataaaaagccaaacaaaagcAAGCGTTCAAAGACCCCTGTTCAGGCACCTGCAGTAAGTATCGTGGAGAAGCCCGTCACAAGGAAGAGTGAGAGGATAGACCGGGAAAAACTCAAGCGGTCCAATTCTCCTCGGGGAGAAGCACAGAAGCTTTTGGAattgaagatggaggcagagaagaTTACAAGGACTGCTTCTAAAAACTCTGCTGCAGACCTTGAACATCCCGAACCAAGTTTGCCTCTTAGCCGAACAAGGCGCCGTAATGTAAGGAGCGTCTATGCAACCATGGGTGACCATGAAAACCGCTCTCCTGTCAAAGAGCCCATTGAGCAACCAAGAGTGACCAGAAAGAGATTGGAGCGAGAGCTTCAGGAGGCCGCGGCGGTTCCCACCACCCCTCGGAGGGGAAGGCCTCCAAAGACACGCCGGCGAGCCGATGAAGAGGAGGAGAACGAGACCAAGGAACCTGCAGAAACACTCAAGCCACCTGAGGGATGGCGGTCCCCACGGTCCCAGAAAACTGCAGCTGGTGGTGGCCCCcaagggaaaaagggaagaaatgaacCGAAGGTGGATGCTGCACGTCCTGAGGCCACCACTGAGGTGGGCCCCCAAATAAGTGTGAAAGAGAGCCCCACGGAACCCAAGGCTGCTGAGGAAGAGGCAGGGAGCGAACAGAAATGTGACAGAAAAGATGCTGGCACAGACAGAAATCTCCCTGAAGCCGCCCCTGTTGAAGTTGTAGAGAAAAAACCGGCCCCTGAAAAAAACTCCAAATCAAAGAGAGGAAGATCTCGAAACTCCAGGTTAGCAGTGGACAAATCTGCAAGTCTGAAAAATGTGGATGCTGCTGTCAGTCCCAGGGGGGCTGCAGCACAGGCAGGGGAGAGGGAACCCGGGGTGGTGGCAGTCTCCCCTGAGAAAAGTGAGAGTCCCCAAAAGGAGGATGGTTTATCATCCCAATTGAAAAGTGATCCAGTTGATCCAGACAAGGAATCAGAGAAAGAAGACGCGTCTGCCTCTGGGCCGTCCCCAGCAGCCGCCCAGTTAGCCAAGCAGATGGAGCTGGAGCAGGCCGTGGAGCACATCGCAAAGCTTGCCGAGGCCTCTGCCTCTGCTGCCTATAAGGCAGATGCACCAGAGGGCCTTGCCCCAGAAGACAGGGACAAGCCTGCACACCAAGCAAGTGAAACAGAGCTGGCTGCGGCCATTGGCTCCATCATCAATGACATTTCTGGGGAGCCAGAAAACTTCCCAGCACCTCCACCTTTTCCTGGAGAATCCCAGACAGATCTGCAGCCCCACGCAGGTGCACAGGCGCTGCAGCCTTCTGAGGAAGGAATGGAGACGGATGAGGCTGTATCTGGCATCCTGGAAACTGAGGCTGCTACAGAATCTTCGAGGCCGCCAGTCAATGCTCCTGACCCCTCAGCAGGCCCAACAGATACCAAGGAAGCCAGAGGAAATAGCAGTGAAACCTCACACTCGGCGCCAGAAGCCAAAGGGTCTAAAGAAGTGGAAGTCACTCTTGTTCGGAAAGACAAAGGGCGCCAGAAGACAACCCGATCACGCCGCAAACGGAACACAAACAAGAAAGTGGTGGTGCCTGTAGAGAGCCATGTCCCTGAATCTGACCAAGCTCAAGGCGAGAGTCCTGCTGCAAATGAGGGGACAACACTACAGCACCCCGAAGCCCCACAGGAAGAAAAGCAGAGTGAGAAACCCCATTCCACTCCTCCTCAGTCATGTACTTCTGACCCAAGCAAGACTCCCTCCACAGAGAATTCATCCCAAGAGATCAGTGTTGAGGAAAGGACTCCAACCAAAGCATCTGTGCCCCCAGACCTTCCCCAGCCCCCCCAGCCAGTGCCGGTGGATGAGGAACCTCAAGCCAGGTTCAGGGTGCATTCCATCATTGAGAGTGACCCGGTGACCCCACCCAGCGATCCAAGCATCCCCATACCCACACTGCCTTCTGTAACTGCAGCAAAGCTTTCACCTCCTGTCTCCTCTGGGGGGATCCCACATCAGAGCCCCCCTACTAAGGTGACAGAGTGGATCACAAGGCAGGAGGAGTCACGGGCTCAGTCTACTCCATCTCCAGCTCTTCCCCCAGACACAAAGGCCTCTGACGTCGACACCAGCTCCAGCACCCTGAGGAAGATTCTCATGGACCCCAAGTATGTGTCTGCAACAGGTGTCACTTCCACAAGTGTCACCACGGCCATTGCAGAGCCTGTCAGTGCTGCCCCTTGCCTACATGAGGCCCCGCCCCCTCCAGTTGAATCTAAAAAGcctttagaagaaaaaacaacagcTCCAGTTACAAACAACTCTGAGACACAAGCCTCGGAGGTGCTGGTAGCTGCTGACAAGGAAAAGGTGGCTCCAGTCATTGCTCCCAAAATTACCTCTGTTATTAGCCGGATGCCTGTCAGCATTGACTTGGAAAATTCACAGAAGATAACCTTGGCAAAACCAGCTCCTCAAACCCTCACTGGCCTGGTGAGTGCGCTCACTGGCCTGGTGAATGTCTCCCTGGTCCCAGTGAATGCCCTGAAAGGTCCCGTGAAGGGCTCAGTGACCACACTGAAAAGTTTGGTGAGCACCCCTGCTGGACCCGTGAACGTCCTGAAGGGGCCTGTGAATGTTCTTACGGGGCCAGTGAATGTTCTCACCACTCCAGTGAACGCCACGGTGGGCACAGTGAATGCTGCCCCAGGCACGGTTAATGCTGCCGCGAGTGCAGTGAATGCCACAGCAAGTGCAGTGACCGTCACAGCGGGTGCGGTTACTGCTGCATCTGGTGGTGTGACGGCCACAACAGGCACGGTGACAATGGCAGGGGCAGTGATTGCGCCGTCAGCAAAGTGCAAACAGAGAGCGAGTGCTAATGAAAACAATCGGTTTCACCCAGGGTCCATGCCTGTGATCGACGATCGTCCAGCAGACGCAGGCTCAGGGGCGGGACTGCGTGTGAACACTTCCGAAGGGGTTGTGCTCCTGAGTTATTCAGGGCAGAAGACTGAAGGCCCACAGCGGATCAGCGCCAAGATCAGCCAGATCCCCCCGGCCAGTGCAATGGACATTGAATTTCAGCAGTCGGTGTCCAAGTCCCAGGTCAAACCGGATTCTGTCACAGCATCGCAGCCTCCATCCAAAGGTCCTCAAGCTCCTGCAGGCTATGCAAACGTGGCCACCCATTCCACGTTGGTACTGACCGCCCAGACATATAACGCCTCTCCTGTGATTTCGTCTGTGAAGGCCGATAGGCCATCCTTGGAGAAGCCCGAGCCCATTCACCTCTCGGTGTCCACGCCTGTCACCCAGGGAGGCACGGTGAAGGTTCTCACCCAGGGGATCAACACGCCTCCTGTGCTGGTTCACAACCAGCTGGTCCTCACCCCAAGCATTGTCACCACAAACAAAAAGCTTGCTGACCCCGTCACCCTTAAAATTGAGACCAAGGTCCTTCAGCCGGCCAACCTGGGGTCCACGCTTACGCCCCACCACCCTCCTGCTCTGCCCAGCAAACTGCCTACAGAAGTAAACCATGTCCCCTCGGGGCCCAGCATCCCAGCAGATCGAACTGTCTCCCATTTGGCAGCCACAAAGCTCGACGCTCATTCTCCTCGACCCAGTGGACCCGGGCCGTCCTCATTCCCAAGGGCAAGCCACCCTAGCAGCACTGCCTCCACGGCGCTCTCCACCAATGCCACAGTCATGCTGGCTGCAGGCATTCCAGTGCCCCAGTTCATCTCCAGCATCCACCCAGAGCAGTCTGTCATCATGCCACCCCACAGCATCACCCAGACTGTGTCCCTGAGCCACCTCTCGCAGGGCGAGGTGAGAATGAACACTCCCACGCTGCCCAGTATCACCTACAGCATCCGGCCAGAAGCGCTTCACTCTCCTCGGGCTCCGCTGCAGCCCCAGCAAATAGAGGTCAGGGCCCCACAGCGTGCCAGCACCCCGCAGCCAGCCCCAGCTGGCGTGCCTGCGCTGGCCTCCCAGCACCCTCCCGAGGAGGAAGTGCATTATCACCTTCCCGTCGCTCGAGCCACAGCCCCTGTGCAGTCAGAGGTACTAGTCATGCAGTCTGAGTACCGACTGCACCCCTATACCGTGCCGCGGGATGTGAGGATCATGGTGCATCCACATGTGACAGCAGTCAGCGAGCAGCCCAGGGCCGCGGATGGGGTCGTGAAGGTGCCACCAGCCAGCAAGGCCCCTCAGCAGCCAGGGAAGGAAGCTGCCAAGACACCAGATGCCAAAGccacccccgcccctgcccccgtccctgtccctgtccccgtccccctccctgctcctgcccctgcccctcacaGTGAGGCCCGTATCCTCACAGTTACCCCCAGTAACCAACTCCAGGGCCTGCCTCTGACCCCTCCTGTGGTGGTGACCCACGGGGTGCAGATTGTGCACTCCAGCGGGGAGCTGTTTCAAGAGTACCGGTACGGCGACATCCGCACCTACCACCCCCCAGCCCAGCTCACACACACTCAgtttcctgctgcttcctctgttGGCCTGCCTTCCCGGACCAAGACAGCTGCTCAGGTGAGCCGGCCAGGTATCTCCCCACTGTCTTTTGGGCATGTGCTTGTGGGGCTCAGCAGGCTTTTAAGCAAAGATGTGTTAAGGAAatcaggggccaggtgtggtgacttatgcctgtaatcccagcactgtgggaggcccagacaggatgactgcttaagcccaggagttcgagaccagcctgggcaacatggcaaaaccccatctctacaaaaatacatatatatatgtaaaaattagccaggtgtggtggcacacacctgtggtttcagctacttgggaggctgaggtgggaaaatcgcttgagccctgggggcagaggttgcattgaaccaagattgtgccactacgctccagtgacagagtgagacacagtctcaaaaacaaaacaacaccagccgggcgtagtggctcacgcctgtaatcccaacactttgggaggccaaggctggcagatcacttgaggtcaggagttcaagaccagcttggccaacatggtgagaccccgtccctacttaaagaaaaagaaatccgcCTTTTGGTAAAGATAGTGGTTGAGTACAAGTGAACTGGTCAGCTAGTTCCTAAAGATGTTGGTCTTTTCATGAGTTTAAAGAGCTTTCTTAGTCCTGAGATGAAAGAATTAGATTATATCATGGGGAGCTCTGCATATGGGGAGGGAGCTCTTGCTGGGTGGTATCAGTGGGAGGCAGGTAATCAGGGATCTCTCCTTACCTGGAACCCCGAGAGCAGCTCCGTTGATTCAGGCTCCTTCTGTGGGCCTGACTTAATGGGAGATGCCATATCTTACCCTTTCGCTATGGCCCTTTGAGTCATTTGTTGGGCCCAGGGTCTTGTGCACAACAGACTGACTCTGTCCCTTTGCCTTCCTTCCCAACCCCAGGGCCCTCCTCCTGAAGGTGAGCCCCTGCAGCCCCCTCAGCCTGTGCAGTCCACACAGCCAGCCCAGCCTGTGCAGTCCACACAGCCTGCCCAGACAGCACCACCCTGCCCGCCCTCCCAACTCAGCCAGCCCGGCCAGCCACCAAGCGGCAAGATGCCTCAAGTGTCCCAGGAGGCAAAGGGGACTCAGACGGGATTAGAGCAGCCTCGCCTCCCAGCTGGACCTGCAAACAGGCCGCCTGAGCCTCATACCCAGGTTCAGAGGGCACAAGTGGAAACAGGCCCaacttccttcccctcccctgtgtCTGTCTCCATGAAGCCTGACCTTCCAGTCCCTCTTCCCACTCAGACTGCCCCAAAACAGCCGTTGTTTGTCCCAACAACCTCTGGCCCCAGCACCCCACCAGGACTGGTTCTGCCACACACTGAATTCCAGCCAACCCCCAAACAAGATTCCTCTCCACACCTGACTTCACAGAGACCCGTGGATATGGTTCAGCTTCTGAAGGTAAGCATGAGCAGGGGCTGCGCTTCCTGGCCCCTAGATTTTATGCCATGTCAAATGTACTAAGATTTCCTAGTTAACAGACCCGCAAGCTACAGCCTCTGGCTGTGTCCAGCGTGGTTCAGCCCTCCGGCCATGAGCTTACTTCTGTTTGTTTCCCTTTGAGCAGAAGTACCCCATCGTGTGGCAGGGCCTGCTGGCCCTGAAGAATGACACAGCTGCTGTGCAGCTCCACTTCGTCTCTGGCAACAATGTCCTGGCCCATCGGTCCCTGCCCCTTTCTGAAGGAGGGCCCCCACTAAGGATCGCCCAGAGGATGCGGCTGGAGGCATCGCAGCTGGAAGGGGTTGCCCGAAGGATGACGGTAAGACTCTCAGGCCCAGGTGAGCAACTGCCCCACCTACAGGGAGGGAAGACGCAGGTAGTCCCTGCCAGCCCATCTCCCTGATCTGTCATGGAAGCGTTAACTTCGTTGTTGTTggaacagtctcactctgtctcccaagctggagtgcaacagcacaatctcTGTTCAccgtagcctctgcctcccgggttgaaggcattcctgtgcctcagcctcctgagtagctgggattataggcatgcaccaccatggcgccaccatgctcagctaatttttgtatttttagtagagatggggtttcaccatgttggccaggccagtcttgaactcttgacctcaagtgatctggctgcctcggcctcccaaagtgctgggattacaggcctgagccactgtgcctggccggtaTTACTGAAGTGAGCAATGAAGGGTCCACTGTGCTTCTACTTGGGGCGGGGGATGTAAAGTACCTCTAGACCCAGAAACAAGgctttacagtttttaaaaattattttttaaatcagctttCTCAGGttgaaaaagcttttttttttttttctttcattcaaataTCAGGGTAGACTTTAA
It encodes:
- the SPEN gene encoding msx2-interacting protein isoform X2 — encoded protein: MQIEVTAWIGPETESENEFRPLDERIDEFHPKATRTLFIGNLEKTTTYHDLRNIFQRFGEIVDIDIKKVNGVPQYAFLQYCDIASVCKAIKKMDGEYLGNNRLKLGFGKSMPTNCVWLDGLSSNVSDQYLTRHFCRYGPVVKVVFDRLKGMALVLYNEIEYAQAAVKETKGRKIGGNKIKVDFANRESQLAFYHCMEKSGQDIRDFYEMLAERREERRASYDYNQDRTYYESVRTPGTYPEDSRRDYPARGREFYSEWETYQGDYYESRYYDDPREYRDYRNDPYEQDIREYSYRQRERERERERFESDRDRDHERRPIERSQSPVHLRRPQSPGASPSQAERLPSDSERRLYSRSSDRSGSCSSLSPPRYEKLDKSRLERYTKNEKTDKERTFDPERVERERRLIRKEKVEKDKTDKQKRKGKVHSPSSQSSETDQENEREQSPEKPRSSNKLSREKADKEGIAKNRLELMPCVVLTRVKEKEGKVIDHTPVEKLKAKLDNDTIKSSALDQKLQVSQTEPAKSDLSKLESVRMKVPKEKGLSSHVEVVEKEGRLKARKHLKPEQAADGVSAVDLEKLEARKRRFADSNLKAEKQKPEVKKSSPEMEDARMLSKKQPDVSSREVILLREGEAERKPVRKEILKRESKKIKLDRLNTVASPKDCQELASISVGSGSRPSSDLQARLGEPTGESVENQEIQSKKPIPSKPQLKQLQVLDDQGPEREDVRKNYCSLRDETPERKSGQEKSHSVNTEEKIGIDIDHTQSYRKQMEQSRRKQQMEMEIAKSEKFGSPKKDVDEYERRSLVHEVGKPPQDVTDDSPPSKKKRMDHVDFDICTKRERNYRSSRQISEDSERTGCSPSVRHGSFHEDEDPIGSPRLMSVKGSPKVDEKVLPYSNITVREESLKFNPYDSSRREQMADMAKIKLSVLNSEDELNRWDSQMKQDASRFDVSFPNSIIKRDSLRKRSVRDLEPGEVPSDSDEDGEHKSHSPRASALYESSRLSFLLRDREDKLRERDERLSSSLERNKFYSFALDKTITPDTKALLERAKSLSSSREENWSFLDWDSRFANFRNNKDKEKVDSAPRPIPSWYMKKKKIRTDSEGKMDDKKEDHKEEEQERQELFASRFLHSSIFEQDSKRLQHLERKEEDSDFISGRIYGKQTSEGANSTTDSIQEPVVLFHSRFMELTRMQQKEKEKDQKPKEVEKQEDIENHPKTPESAPENKDAELKTPPSVGPPSVTVATLESAPSALEKTAGDKMVEAPLVTEDKTVEPATVSEEAKPVSEPAPAPVEQPEQVDLPPGADPNKEAAVIPAGVEEGSLGDQLPYLDAKPPTPGASFSQAESNVDPEPDSTQPLSKPAQKSEEASEPKAEKPDTIADAEPDANQKAEAVPEAQPPASEDLEVDPPVATKDKKPNKSKRSKTPVQAPAVSIVEKPVTRKSERIDREKLKRSNSPRGEAQKLLELKMEAEKITRTASKNSAADLEHPEPSLPLSRTRRRNVRSVYATMGDHENRSPVKEPIEQPRVTRKRLERELQEAAAVPTTPRRGRPPKTRRRADEEEENETKEPAETLKPPEGWRSPRSQKTAAGGGPQGKKGRNEPKVDAARPEATTEVGPQISVKESPTEPKAAEEEAGSEQKCDRKDAGTDRNLPEAAPVEVVEKKPAPEKNSKSKRGRSRNSRLAVDKSASLKNVDAAVSPRGAAAQAGEREPGVVAVSPEKSESPQKEDGLSSQLKSDPVDPDKESEKEDASASGPSPAAAQLAKQMELEQAVEHIAKLAEASASAAYKADAPEGLAPEDRDKPAHQASETELAAAIGSIINDISGEPENFPAPPPFPGESQTDLQPHAGAQALQPSEEGMETDEAVSGILETEAATESSRPPVNAPDPSAGPTDTKEARGNSSETSHSAPEAKGSKEVEVTLVRKDKGRQKTTRSRRKRNTNKKVVVPVESHVPESDQAQGESPAANEGTTLQHPEAPQEEKQSEKPHSTPPQSCTSDPSKTPSTENSSQEISVEERTPTKASVPPDLPQPPQPVPVDEEPQARFRVHSIIESDPVTPPSDPSIPIPTLPSVTAAKLSPPVSSGGIPHQSPPTKVTEWITRQEESRAQSTPSPALPPDTKASDVDTSSSTLRKILMDPKYVSATGVTSTSVTTAIAEPVSAAPCLHEAPPPPVESKKPLEEKTTAPVTNNSETQASEVLVAADKEKVAPVIAPKITSVISRMPVSIDLENSQKITLAKPAPQTLTGLVSALTGLVNVSLVPVNALKGPVKGSVTTLKSLVSTPAGPVNVLKGPVNVLTGPVNVLTTPVNATVGTVNAAPGTVNAAASAVNATASAVTVTAGAVTAASGGVTATTGTVTMAGAVIAPSAKCKQRASANENNRFHPGSMPVIDDRPADAGSGAGLRVNTSEGVVLLSYSGQKTEGPQRISAKISQIPPASAMDIEFQQSVSKSQVKPDSVTASQPPSKGPQAPAGYANVATHSTLVLTAQTYNASPVISSVKADRPSLEKPEPIHLSVSTPVTQGGTVKVLTQGINTPPVLVHNQLVLTPSIVTTNKKLADPVTLKIETKVLQPANLGSTLTPHHPPALPSKLPTEVNHVPSGPSIPADRTVSHLAATKLDAHSPRPSGPGPSSFPRASHPSSTASTALSTNATVMLAAGIPVPQFISSIHPEQSVIMPPHSITQTVSLSHLSQGEVRMNTPTLPSITYSIRPEALHSPRAPLQPQQIEVRAPQRASTPQPAPAGVPALASQHPPEEEVHYHLPVARATAPVQSEVLVMQSEYRLHPYTVPRDVRIMVHPHVTAVSEQPRAADGVVKVPPASKAPQQPGKEAAKTPDAKATPAPAPVPVPVPVPLPAPAPAPHSEARILTVTPSNQLQGLPLTPPVVVTHGVQIVHSSGELFQEYRYGDIRTYHPPAQLTHTQFPAASSVGLPSRTKTAAQGPPPEGEPLQPPQPVQSTQPAQPVQSTQPAQTAPPCPPSQLSQPGQPPSGKMPQVSQEAKGTQTGLEQPRLPAGPANRPPEPHTQVQRAQVETGPTSFPSPVSVSMKPDLPVPLPTQTAPKQPLFVPTTSGPSTPPGLVLPHTEFQPTPKQDSSPHLTSQRPVDMVQLLKKYPIVWQGLLALKNDTAAVQLHFVSGNNVLAHRSLPLSEGGPPLRIAQRMRLEASQLEGVARRMTVETDYCLLLALPCGRDQEDVVSQTESLKAAFITYLQAKQAAGIINVPNPGSNQPAYVLQIFPPCEFSESHLSRLAPDLLASISNISPHLMIVIASV